Proteins encoded together in one Penaeus vannamei isolate JL-2024 chromosome 11, ASM4276789v1, whole genome shotgun sequence window:
- the LOC113825569 gene encoding facilitated trehalose transporter Tret1: MFLAGVLWLLQAFTPYLSLLYLGRLGSCLAFNAVGPLAPGLISELVEPSVRGSLVAVVEAVVALGQLGVYCLADALPWRLTTALCAAPFFLVFVLAFAVPESPYWLVRKGRPDAAATSLKRLRGPVKDSSAELDEITASIKERPQSTLKDQLKQLFVPQNFRPVLFLASVFALRELGGQYVVFSYTVYLFREAGVAMDAYACTILVGVVRLACTVLGSLLLDRVGRRPMLLATSVVCGLAELVGGAFLLGQFPGASWVPLAAVLVFVSSYGLGLSPVPWVLLGELLPTAVRSVGTSICVFNFALTIFAVSYTFPPLVEFAGVGTALVVFAGFHAALSAVVWAFLPETRGKSLSDLEDAFTSRPKEADGAAAGEGERADKDKDTNV; encoded by the exons ATGTTCCTGGCGGGGGTCCTGTGGCTCCTGCAGGCCTTCACGCCCTACCTGTCGCTGCTGTACCTCGGGCGCCTCGGCTCCTGCCTCGCCTTCAACGCCGTGGGGCCCCTGGCGCCGGGCCTCATCTCCGAGCTGGTGGAGCCCTCCGTCAGGGGCTCCCTCGTCGccgtggtggaggcggtggtggcgcTCGGGCAGCTCGGCGTCTACTGCCTGGCCGACGCCCTGCCCTGGCGCCTCACCACGGCCCTCTGCGCCGcgcccttcttcctcgtcttcgtcctcgcCTTCGCCGTGCCTGAG TCGCCGTACTGGCTGGTGCGCAAGGGCCGCCCCGACGCCGCGGCGACGTCCCTGAAGCGACTCCGAGGCCCCGTCAAGGACTCCAGCGCCGAGCTCGACGAGATCACGGCGAGCATCAAGGAGCGCCCTCAGTCTACCCTCAAGGATCAG CTGAAGCAGCTGTTCGTCCCGCAGAACTTCCGGCCCGTCCTCTTCCTGGCGTCCGTGTTCGCGCTGCGGGAGCTCGGCGGCCAGTACGTGGTGTTCTCGTACACGGTGTACCTGTTCCGTGAGGCGGGCGTGGCCATGGATGCGTACGCGTGCACCATCCTCGTGGGCGTCGTCCGCCTCGCCTGCACCGTGCTGGGGTCGCTCCTGCTGGACCGGGTTGGGCGCCGGCCGATGCTCCTGGCGACGAGCGTGGTCTGCGGGCTGGCCGAGCTGGTTGGCGGGGCCTTCCTGCTGGGCCAGTTCCCGGGGGCGTCGTGGGTCCCCCTGGCGGCCGTGCTGGTGTTCGTGTCGTCCTACGGCCTCGGGCTGAGTCCCGTGCCCTGGGtgctcctgggcgagctcctgcCGACGGCCGTGCGCTCCGTCGGCACCTCCATCTGCGTCTTCAACTTCGCCCTCACCATCTTCGCCGTGAGCTACACCTTCCCGCCGCTGGTCGAGTTCGCCGGCGTCGGCACGGCGCTCGTCGTCTTCGCCGGCTTCCACGCCGCCCTCAGCGCCGTCGTGTGGGCCTTCCTGCCGGAGACTCGAGGGAAGTCGCTCAGCGATCTCGAAGACGCCTTCACCTCCAGGCCCAAGGAGGCCGACGGCGCCGCGGCTGGGGAGGGCGAGCGAGCCGATAAGGACAAAGACACGAACGTCTAA
- the LOC138863222 gene encoding germ cell nuclear acidic protein-like — protein MSGHDSLQSSVLGSRAFGEPCLPMFKVRESSGQRFEFSCDLCTSGHNVDDVNEDVSNADDVNEDVSNADDVNEDVSNADDVNEDVSNVDDVNEDVSNVDDVNEDVSNADDVNEDVSNVDDVNEDVSNADDVNEDVSNVDDVNEDVSNADDVNEDVSNVDDVNEDVSNADDVNEDVSNADDVNEDVSNADDVNEDVSNVDDVNKDVSNADDVNEDVSNADDVNEDVNNADDVNEDVSNADDVNEDKQEYNIENLQFRLGHIRASKSIP, from the exons ATGTCAGGTCATGACTCGTTGCAGTCTTCCGTCCTTGGATCTCGGGCTTTCGGGGAGCCTTGCCTGCCCATGTTCAAGGTCAGGGAGTCGTCCGGCCAGCGTTTCGAGTTTTCGTGTGACCTCTGCACATCaggtca TAACGTTGACgatgttaatgaggatgttagtaacgctgatgatgttaatgaggatgttaGTAACGCTGACgatgttaatgaggatgttagtaacgctgatgatgttaatgaggatgttagtaacgttgatgatgttaatgaggatgttagtaacgttgatgatgttaatgaggatgttagtaacgctgatgatgttaatgaggatgttaGTAACGTTGACgatgttaatgaggatgttagtaacgctgatgatgttaatgaggatgttagtaacgttgatgatgttaatgaggatgttagtaacgctgatgatgttaatgaggatgttaGTAACGTTGACgatgttaatgaggatgttagtaacgctgatgatgttaatgaggatgttagtaacgctgatgatgttaatgaggatgttagtaacgctgatgatgttaatgaggatgttaGTAACGTTGACGATGTTAATAAGGATGTTAGTAAcgctgatgatgttaatgaggatgttaGTAACGCTGACgatgttaatgaggatgttaataacgctgatgatgttaatgaggatgttagtaacgctgatgatgttaatgaggat AAACAGGAATATAATATTGAAAATCTACAATTTAGGCTTGGCCATATTCGGGCCTCCAAAAGtattccatga